A window of Borrelia duttonii Ly genomic DNA:
CTGGTAAAGTATTTTTTTGAGAAATCACAAAAGACTTTGAAAGAAGCTATTACTGAAAGATTAAAAAATAAACATAGGAGTTCCTGGGAAAGAAAAAGAAATATTGATGCAATAGCTAGAAGGTCGAGAAGTGAAGCAGAAAGTTCTTTAAAGCAATTAGAATCTGCTTCTTCTAAGATAGGTGAAGTAATGGGAAGAAAGAAAGATATAGAAGAACTTATTGAAAATGCAAAATCTGTTCTTGGAGGGTTTTAAAAGATAAAAAAATATGTAATAGTATAAATATTATTTTTAACAATAGTATTTAAAAGGAGAGTCTTCTTGTTGAAAGGAGACTCTCTTAGGTTTTATTTAAGAAGTGAATATGAGAAAAAGTATTTTAACAGTATATATGATTAAGTAAAGTA
This region includes:
- a CDS encoding P12 family lipoprotein, which translates into the protein MLLLVLVKYFFEKSQKTLKEAITERLKNKHRSSWERKRNIDAIARRSRSEAESSLKQLESASSKIGEVMGRKKDIEELIENAKSVLGGF